In Paraburkholderia terrae, a genomic segment contains:
- a CDS encoding substrate-binding periplasmic protein codes for MRFLHFARSLALAASLCVAAVPAAHAEDVGTLTPGKIVAGVDANNKPYSYIDNGKMTGFDVELIRAIAAKLGLSADFRAQDFAGLLPSVANQQIDLAAGSISITKERLKMVDFSEGYLTGLLSVATLPDSTISSDVASVKGKRIGVVQGTIEDTYSDSYLPSAQIVRFPNLNAGFLALRNKYIDGYFVDKTLVEGLQSKYPQMNIADKLDISAVNLPAGFPVHKGNVKLETALNKTLGELVADGTWMKLYLQFHPGYPKPADLPPYAMKSGT; via the coding sequence ATGCGTTTTCTTCACTTTGCACGCAGTCTCGCGCTGGCTGCTTCGCTATGCGTCGCAGCCGTACCGGCCGCTCATGCGGAAGACGTGGGCACGCTCACGCCGGGCAAGATCGTCGCCGGCGTCGACGCGAACAACAAGCCCTATTCGTACATCGACAACGGCAAGATGACGGGCTTCGATGTCGAGCTGATTCGCGCAATCGCCGCGAAGCTCGGTCTGTCCGCCGACTTCCGTGCGCAGGACTTCGCCGGCCTGTTGCCGAGCGTCGCGAACCAGCAGATCGATCTCGCCGCCGGCTCCATTTCGATCACGAAAGAACGGCTCAAGATGGTCGACTTTTCCGAGGGCTACCTGACGGGCCTGTTGAGCGTCGCGACCCTGCCCGATAGCACGATTTCGAGCGACGTCGCGTCCGTCAAGGGCAAGCGGATCGGCGTCGTGCAAGGCACCATCGAAGACACGTATTCGGACAGCTATCTGCCCAGTGCGCAGATCGTGCGCTTTCCGAATCTGAACGCTGGGTTCCTCGCGCTGCGCAACAAGTACATTGACGGCTACTTCGTCGACAAGACCCTGGTGGAAGGCCTGCAAAGCAAGTACCCGCAGATGAACATCGCCGACAAGCTCGACATATCCGCGGTCAATCTGCCGGCGGGCTTTCCCGTTCACAAGGGCAACGTCAAGCTCGAAACCGCGCTCAACAAGACGCTCGGCGAACTGGTGGCCGACGGCACGTGGATGAAGCTCTATCTGCAGTTCCATCCCGGCTATCCGAAGCCCGCCGACCTGCCGCCATACGCAATGAAATCAGGCACCTGA
- a CDS encoding amino acid ABC transporter ATP-binding protein, translated as MIHLHNVSKWFGEHRVLAGCSATIERGEVVVICGPSGSGKSTLIKSVNGLEPVQDGRIVVDGMDVTAKTANLARLRAKVGMVFQHFELFPHLSVRRNLMLAQMTVLGRSRDEAADKARSLLRRVGLRDYEDKYPTQLSGGQQQRVAIARALSMDPVAMLFDEPTSALDPEMVNEVLDVMSALAQDGMTMLCVTHEMGFARRVADRILFMDRGAIVEDDSKEQFFSRPRSERAREFLSRILH; from the coding sequence ATGATCCATCTGCACAACGTTTCGAAATGGTTTGGCGAGCACCGCGTGCTGGCCGGCTGCTCCGCGACGATCGAACGCGGCGAAGTCGTCGTGATCTGCGGGCCGTCGGGCTCCGGCAAGTCGACGCTGATCAAGTCGGTCAATGGGCTCGAGCCCGTGCAGGATGGCCGCATCGTCGTCGACGGCATGGACGTGACGGCGAAAACGGCGAACCTTGCGCGGTTGCGCGCGAAGGTCGGGATGGTTTTCCAGCATTTCGAGCTGTTTCCGCATCTGAGCGTGCGGCGCAACCTGATGCTCGCGCAGATGACGGTACTCGGACGCAGCCGCGACGAAGCCGCCGACAAGGCGCGCTCGCTGTTGCGGCGCGTCGGCTTGCGCGATTACGAAGACAAGTACCCGACGCAGTTGTCGGGCGGCCAGCAGCAGCGCGTGGCGATTGCCCGCGCGCTGTCGATGGACCCCGTCGCGATGCTGTTCGACGAGCCGACCTCCGCGCTCGACCCGGAGATGGTCAACGAAGTGCTCGACGTGATGAGCGCGCTCGCTCAGGACGGCATGACGATGTTGTGCGTGACCCACGAAATGGGCTTCGCCAGGCGCGTCGCAGACCGCATCCTGTTCATGGATCGCGGCGCCATCGTCGAGGACGACTCGAAAGAACAGTTCTTCTCGCGCCCTCGCTCCGAGCGTGCGCGCGAGTTTCTGTCGCGCATTCTGCATTGA
- a CDS encoding amino acid ABC transporter permease, which yields MDAFLQNFLDWPLLVDSLPALLGTGLVNTLVLSLFSTVLGIVAGMVLALMAVSNTRWLTFPAQVFIDVFRGLPAALVILVVGQGLAPIGLSIFGPNPYPLAIVALALISSAYIAEIFRSGIQSVGRGQMYACQALGMTYWSGMRHVIVPQGVRRILPALANQFISIVKDSSLVYFLGLLTSQRDLFTIGQNTAVNTANLSPLVAAGVVYLLITVPLTHAINHIDRWTNRFSNPGARGGKQAPRSLRAARREAALQSHANTQAAAAGIAERRP from the coding sequence ATGGACGCTTTTTTGCAGAACTTCCTCGACTGGCCGCTTCTGGTCGATTCGTTGCCGGCGCTGCTGGGTACGGGTCTCGTGAACACGTTGGTGCTGTCGTTGTTCTCGACGGTGCTCGGCATCGTCGCTGGCATGGTGCTGGCGCTGATGGCCGTGTCCAACACGCGCTGGCTGACGTTTCCCGCGCAGGTGTTCATCGACGTGTTTCGCGGGCTGCCCGCCGCGCTCGTGATTCTCGTGGTTGGCCAGGGGCTGGCGCCCATCGGGCTGTCGATCTTCGGGCCGAACCCTTATCCCCTCGCGATCGTCGCGCTCGCGTTGATCTCGTCCGCGTATATCGCCGAGATTTTCCGCTCGGGCATCCAGAGCGTGGGGCGCGGCCAGATGTATGCGTGCCAGGCGCTCGGCATGACGTACTGGAGCGGCATGCGGCATGTCATCGTGCCGCAGGGCGTGCGGCGCATTCTGCCCGCGCTGGCCAACCAGTTCATTTCGATCGTCAAGGATTCGAGCCTCGTTTACTTTCTCGGGCTGCTCACGTCGCAACGCGATCTTTTCACGATCGGGCAGAACACGGCGGTCAATACGGCGAACCTGTCGCCGCTCGTCGCGGCAGGCGTCGTGTATCTGCTGATCACCGTGCCGCTCACGCACGCTATCAACCACATCGACCGCTGGACCAACCGTTTCTCGAACCCCGGCGCGCGCGGCGGCAAGCAGGCGCCGCGCAGCCTGCGCGCAGCGCGGCGCGAGGCGGCGCTGCAATCGCATGCAAACACGCAGGCCGCCGCAGCCGGCATCGCCGAACGCCGGCCTTGA